A single Cystobacter ferrugineus DNA region contains:
- a CDS encoding DJ-1/PfpI family protein, which yields MATNLDIVFLLYPGVSFLDFMGPQAVFGLLPGARQIFASVGGQPIREGALTLQPLTRLEDVERCDVLCVPGGPLGGAVEDPVFMEGVRRLAPTARFVTSVCTGSLVLGAAGLLKGRRAASHWAMREQLAHFGAIPDAGRVVRDGHILTGGGVTAGIDFGLTLAAELAGPVVAQAIQLLLEYAPMPPFNAGRPETAPEAALARMSSLTMGEIVFDPAAEEALVRRAGEALRASRT from the coding sequence ATGGCCACGAATCTCGACATTGTCTTTCTTCTCTACCCGGGGGTGTCGTTCCTGGACTTCATGGGGCCGCAGGCGGTGTTCGGCCTGCTGCCGGGAGCGCGGCAGATTTTCGCCTCCGTGGGTGGACAGCCCATCCGCGAGGGGGCGCTGACGCTCCAGCCCCTGACCCGGCTGGAGGACGTGGAGCGGTGTGATGTGCTGTGCGTGCCGGGCGGGCCTCTTGGGGGGGCGGTGGAGGACCCGGTCTTCATGGAGGGCGTGCGCCGGCTGGCGCCCACGGCGCGCTTCGTCACCTCGGTGTGCACGGGCTCGCTCGTCCTCGGGGCGGCGGGGCTGCTGAAGGGCCGGCGGGCGGCGAGCCACTGGGCGATGCGAGAGCAGCTGGCGCACTTCGGGGCCATTCCGGACGCGGGGCGCGTGGTGCGCGATGGCCACATCCTGACGGGCGGCGGCGTCACGGCGGGCATCGACTTCGGGCTGACGCTCGCGGCCGAGCTGGCGGGCCCGGTGGTGGCCCAGGCCATCCAGCTCCTGCTCGAGTACGCCCCCATGCCCCCGTTCAACGCGGGCCGTCCGGAGACGGCACCCGAGGCGGCCCTGGCCCGGATGTCCTCGCTCACGATGGGGGAGATCGTTTTCGATCCGGCGGCGGAGGAGGCCCTCGTGCGGCGCGCGGGCGAGGCCCTCCGCGCGAGCCGAACCTAG
- a CDS encoding Kelch repeat-containing protein: MQITRFSVLLAGVVSLGTGCQPEEAVLAPESAPALQQSALTTATGSWTREASNPSLVWVDSATALSSGEVLVIHGGYSNVYNPYSNTWHSGSSTPLDPGYSWSQNGHSATRLRSGKVLIAGGVNSDPTEYYDDWDYRAYLYDPATNTYTRTGDMALRSGHHSSVLLSSGKVLLLGGYHYYGIPYITSQSQLYDPETGTWSEVESDLKFRIYPTATLLYSGKVMVTGGYFPFLSSEPVDTVTFYDPATNSWSDGPSLPHGRLKHHAVRLYSGRVMVLGGVQGSDTSVDVYDPYLDQWVSGPALPISQVIKTATLLYSGEVLVTGEFGQTAVYSPETNTWTRTADMQGGSFAGTHAVRLHTGQVLLVGGGRPGTPTGEYTPTISDIQRFTP; this comes from the coding sequence ATGCAGATCACCCGTTTCTCGGTGTTGCTGGCGGGCGTGGTGTCTCTTGGCACGGGCTGTCAGCCCGAGGAGGCCGTGCTGGCCCCGGAGAGCGCACCCGCGCTCCAACAGTCGGCCCTGACCACGGCGACGGGCAGTTGGACCCGCGAGGCCTCCAACCCGTCGCTCGTCTGGGTGGACTCCGCCACCGCGCTCTCCTCGGGGGAAGTGCTGGTCATCCACGGTGGGTACTCGAATGTCTACAATCCCTACTCGAACACGTGGCACAGCGGCAGCTCCACGCCCCTGGACCCCGGGTACAGCTGGTCCCAGAATGGCCACAGCGCCACGCGGCTCCGCTCGGGCAAGGTGCTGATCGCTGGCGGAGTGAACTCCGACCCGACCGAGTATTACGATGACTGGGATTATCGCGCGTACTTGTATGACCCGGCCACGAATACCTATACGCGCACGGGGGACATGGCCCTGCGCAGCGGCCACCATTCCAGTGTGCTGCTCTCCTCGGGGAAGGTTCTGTTGCTGGGGGGCTACCACTACTACGGCATTCCCTACATCACGTCCCAGTCGCAGCTGTACGATCCGGAGACGGGCACCTGGAGCGAGGTGGAGAGCGACCTCAAGTTCCGCATCTACCCGACGGCCACGCTGCTCTACTCGGGCAAGGTGATGGTCACGGGTGGCTACTTCCCGTTCCTGTCGAGCGAGCCGGTGGACACCGTGACCTTCTATGATCCGGCCACCAACAGTTGGAGCGACGGCCCCAGCCTGCCCCACGGACGCCTGAAGCACCACGCGGTCCGCCTCTACTCGGGCCGGGTGATGGTGCTGGGCGGCGTGCAGGGCTCGGACACCTCCGTGGATGTGTATGATCCCTACCTCGACCAGTGGGTTTCGGGCCCCGCGCTGCCCATCTCCCAGGTGATCAAGACCGCGACGCTGCTCTACTCGGGCGAGGTGCTGGTCACCGGTGAGTTTGGCCAGACGGCGGTGTATTCGCCCGAAACCAACACGTGGACCCGCACGGCGGACATGCAGGGGGGCTCCTTCGCGGGCACCCACGCGGTCCGGCTCCACACGGGGCAGGTGTTGCTCGTCGGCGGAGGCCGGCCGGGAACGCCCACCGGCGAGTACACCCCCACCATCTCCGATATCCAGCGCTTCACCCCCTGA
- a CDS encoding GlxA family transcriptional regulator, translated as MVRDIGFLLYPAFQILDLTGPVAVFEDPWSASAYRLRMLSEHGGLVPSSSGVTVLTEKWGAPAFDTLVVVGGLGTCEAMQSPTLLDFVRAAAAASRRVASICSGAGILAAAGLLDGRAATTHWRVAPELQRRHPRVRVDAERIFIQDGPIWTSAGVTAGIDLSLALVEEDLGLEVSRARARDLVVYHRRPGGQSQFSALLELEPASNRIRQTLTFAREHLHEPLSVERLAQVACLSTRQFAREFHAETGQTPAKAIERLRAEAARTRLEAGSESIEQVADAVGFGDAERMRRAFVRVFGQPPQALRRLARGAGA; from the coding sequence ATGGTCCGAGACATTGGTTTCCTCCTCTACCCGGCGTTTCAAATCCTCGATCTCACGGGCCCGGTGGCTGTGTTCGAGGACCCCTGGAGCGCGTCGGCCTACCGGCTGCGGATGCTGTCCGAGCACGGCGGGCTGGTCCCGAGTTCCTCTGGCGTGACGGTCCTGACGGAGAAGTGGGGCGCGCCCGCGTTCGACACGCTCGTGGTCGTGGGAGGCCTGGGCACGTGCGAGGCGATGCAATCCCCCACCCTGCTGGACTTCGTGCGCGCCGCGGCGGCGGCCTCGCGGCGGGTGGCGAGCATCTGCTCGGGCGCGGGCATCCTGGCGGCCGCGGGACTGCTCGATGGCCGCGCGGCCACCACCCACTGGCGCGTCGCCCCGGAGCTGCAGCGGCGCCATCCACGTGTGCGCGTGGACGCCGAGCGCATCTTCATCCAGGACGGCCCCATCTGGACCTCGGCCGGTGTCACCGCGGGCATCGACCTGTCACTGGCGCTGGTGGAGGAGGACCTCGGCCTCGAGGTGTCGCGCGCCCGGGCGAGAGACCTGGTCGTCTATCACCGTCGTCCGGGAGGCCAGTCCCAGTTCTCCGCCCTGCTCGAGCTGGAGCCGGCCTCGAACCGCATCCGCCAGACGCTCACGTTCGCGCGCGAGCACCTGCACGAACCCCTGTCCGTGGAGCGGCTCGCCCAGGTGGCGTGCCTGAGCACGCGGCAGTTCGCGCGGGAGTTCCACGCGGAGACGGGGCAGACGCCGGCCAAGGCCATTGAGCGGCTGCGCGCGGAGGCGGCCCGGACGCGGCTGGAGGCGGGCTCCGAGTCCATCGAGCAGGTGGCCGACGCGGTGGGCTTCGGGGATGCCGAGCGGATGCGCCGAGCCTTCGTGCGAGTGTTCGGCCAGCCGCCCCAGGCGCTGCGGCGGCTCGCGCGCGGGGCGGGCGCTTGA
- a CDS encoding glycoside hydrolase family 5 protein has translation MKNSPLLLMLAMIHLCGTAALARTGMAGAGPGHREGPGSAGLAAAQCNPRVPLSTRGRYIVDRCGERFKLKSVNWFGASDQLEVVGGLDKQKLSDLVTGMKALGFNSVRLPFSNNMLHPDDNKSAAQRCLEKHGVTCIDPTKNPELLNKTALEVFDAVVAELTRQGLVVILNNHTTKSMWCCGWDGNGFWDSSQALQRWQDDWVMLAARYQGNKWVAGADLRNEVRPDGLDSPNWGMRNQHDWHMAAQTMGNLLLRTNPDLLIVVEAVNWWGLLDGARPQLKPVRQRPVALLRGDKLVYAVHNYGYTGPNQSGGSLGSGPKYGDMDRSTLHGTMDQEWGFVLEANQAYTAPVWMSEFGVGYNEQAANSRAWFSNLADYLIDKDVDWAYWAFNAAKIQNTVQGEDETYGLWSYPDWNGVRNGDWRLGTGPLGRLLGADGRTGAVDATRFLPMAVLVKDGDSTYYVDNNSLDFDWHSGKAKLSCPRGYRVVGVSENFSILCTNAGAVPAQQGTGSYHTVTQEVSPLRYPGDWASQSIKFECPTGSYAVGISTANPFTIELAGLLCEQNTGGIPLNGRSAKDFWGGDQRASPSGGDWSVGKHKGQCADNQYIIGVAHRRSWLSDYASVVLCSN, from the coding sequence ATGAAGAACAGTCCTCTGCTGTTGATGTTGGCGATGATCCACCTATGCGGCACAGCCGCCCTGGCCCGGACTGGAATGGCCGGCGCCGGGCCAGGCCACCGCGAAGGCCCCGGAAGTGCCGGCCTGGCCGCGGCGCAGTGCAACCCGCGCGTTCCGCTGAGCACCCGGGGCCGGTACATCGTCGACCGCTGCGGAGAGCGCTTCAAGCTGAAGTCCGTCAACTGGTTCGGTGCGAGTGATCAGCTCGAGGTGGTGGGAGGCCTGGACAAGCAGAAGCTGTCGGACCTCGTCACGGGAATGAAGGCGCTGGGCTTCAACTCCGTCCGGCTGCCGTTCTCCAACAACATGCTGCACCCGGACGACAACAAGTCCGCGGCACAGCGGTGTCTGGAGAAGCACGGCGTCACGTGTATCGACCCCACGAAGAACCCGGAGCTGCTGAACAAGACGGCGCTCGAGGTCTTCGACGCCGTCGTGGCGGAGCTGACGCGGCAGGGATTGGTGGTCATCCTCAACAACCACACGACGAAGTCCATGTGGTGCTGCGGCTGGGATGGCAATGGCTTCTGGGACAGCAGCCAGGCCCTGCAGCGGTGGCAGGACGACTGGGTGATGCTGGCGGCGCGCTACCAGGGCAACAAGTGGGTGGCCGGAGCCGACCTGCGCAACGAGGTGCGTCCGGACGGACTGGACAGCCCCAACTGGGGTATGCGCAACCAGCATGACTGGCACATGGCGGCCCAGACGATGGGCAACCTGCTGCTGCGGACGAACCCGGACCTGCTCATCGTCGTCGAGGCGGTCAACTGGTGGGGACTCCTGGACGGAGCGCGCCCCCAGCTCAAGCCCGTGAGGCAGCGGCCCGTCGCCCTGTTGCGCGGAGACAAGCTCGTCTACGCCGTGCACAACTATGGCTACACCGGGCCGAATCAGTCGGGAGGCTCGCTGGGCAGCGGCCCGAAGTACGGCGACATGGACAGGTCAACGCTCCACGGCACGATGGATCAGGAGTGGGGCTTCGTGCTCGAGGCGAATCAGGCGTACACCGCGCCGGTCTGGATGAGCGAGTTCGGCGTCGGCTACAACGAGCAGGCGGCCAACTCCCGGGCGTGGTTCAGCAACCTCGCGGACTACCTGATCGACAAGGACGTCGACTGGGCCTACTGGGCCTTCAACGCGGCGAAGATCCAGAACACGGTGCAGGGGGAGGACGAGACCTACGGCCTGTGGAGCTATCCGGACTGGAATGGCGTGCGCAACGGAGACTGGCGGCTCGGGACGGGTCCCTTGGGCCGGCTGCTCGGGGCGGATGGGCGGACAGGCGCCGTGGATGCGACGCGCTTCCTGCCGATGGCCGTCCTCGTGAAGGACGGCGACTCCACCTACTACGTGGACAACAACTCGCTGGATTTCGACTGGCACTCGGGCAAGGCGAAGCTCAGCTGTCCGAGAGGTTATCGCGTGGTGGGGGTGAGCGAGAACTTCTCCATCCTCTGCACCAACGCGGGAGCCGTTCCCGCGCAGCAGGGCACGGGGAGCTACCACACTGTCACCCAGGAGGTCTCGCCGCTGCGCTACCCGGGTGATTGGGCCAGCCAGAGCATCAAGTTCGAGTGCCCCACGGGCTCCTACGCGGTGGGCATCTCCACGGCGAACCCGTTCACGATCGAGCTGGCGGGCCTGCTCTGCGAGCAGAACACCGGTGGAATCCCTCTCAACGGCAGGTCGGCGAAGGACTTCTGGGGAGGAGACCAGCGCGCATCGCCCTCCGGAGGCGACTGGAGCGTGGGCAAGCACAAGGGGCAGTGCGCCGACAACCAATACATCATCGGGGTGGCGCATCGCCGGAGCTGGCTCTCGGACTACGCGTCGGTGGTGCTCTGCTCCAACTGA